From Acinetobacter lwoffii, a single genomic window includes:
- a CDS encoding efflux RND transporter permease subunit translates to MNFNLSEWALKNKGLVLYFMILLGLIGIVSYSKLSQSEDPPFTFKVMVIQTYWPGASAKEVSLQVTDRIEKELMTTGQYDRIMAYSRPGESMVTFVAKDSLASKDVADVWYNVRKKVGDIRYELPQGVQGPFFNDEFGDTFGNIYVLKGKDFDYATLKEYADRLQLQLQRVKDVAKVELIGLQDQKIWIEISNTKAIQLGVPVMAIQQALQQQNATTQSGFFETSSDRIQVRVSGALNSVEELRQMPLLVNGKTIQLGDVAEVYRGFSDPAQPRMRFMGENGIGIAVSMRKGGDIIALGKNLEQEFARLQKALPLGMELQKVSDQPVAVKRSINEFMKVLAEAVIIVLLVSFFSLGFRTGLVVAFSIPLVLAMTFAGMQLFDVGLHKISLGALILALGLLVDDAIIAIEMMAIKMEQGYSRLQAAGHAWRTTAFPMLTGTLITAAGFLPIATAASSTGEYTRSIFQVVTIALLVSWIAAVLFVPYLGDKLLPDFNKDLIQKAPWYQRLWARLRKQPEPQPLVHHAGEHYDPYQTRFYQSFRRWVNACVTYRKTVIAATVGIFILSILMFKLVPQQFFPPSNRAEILVDLKLEEGASLKATEAAVKKVEAFLSKQEGIDNYVAYVGMGSPRFYLPLDQQLPQTSFAQFVVLASSLEDRNEIRKSLSDQIRELLPEVRTRVSLLENGPPVGYPLQFRVSGEDLGLVREWAQKVAATVGENPNTTNVHLDWGEPSKVIKLQIDQDRARQLGVSSSELANVLNSSILGAGIDQYREKRELIEIRLRGAQAERVEVASLASLAVPTATGTSVPLAQLAKIEYSFEEGLIWHRNRLPTITVRADIRSKLQPATVVNELKEPLEKIRAELPNGYLLQVGGTVEESARGQNSVNAGMPLFLAVVMTLLMIQLKSISRAFIVFLTAPLGIIGVVLFLLIFNKPFGFVAMLGTIALSGMIMRNSLILIDQIEQDIQAGESQWDAIINATVRRCRPIVLTALAAVLAMIPLSRSIFFGPMAVAIMGGLIVATLLTLFFLPALYAQWFKVKKSLNSV, encoded by the coding sequence TGAATCCATGGTGACTTTTGTTGCCAAGGATTCTCTGGCTTCGAAAGATGTCGCGGATGTCTGGTATAACGTGCGCAAGAAGGTGGGCGATATTCGGTATGAATTGCCACAAGGGGTACAAGGTCCGTTCTTTAATGATGAATTCGGCGATACCTTTGGCAATATTTATGTGCTCAAGGGTAAAGATTTTGACTATGCGACCCTCAAGGAATACGCCGACCGCTTACAGCTGCAATTGCAACGGGTCAAAGATGTTGCCAAAGTTGAGCTGATTGGCCTGCAAGACCAGAAAATCTGGATTGAGATTTCCAATACCAAGGCCATTCAGCTGGGCGTTCCAGTCATGGCGATTCAGCAAGCCCTGCAGCAGCAAAATGCCACCACCCAGTCCGGTTTTTTTGAAACCAGTTCAGACCGGATTCAGGTGCGGGTCAGTGGTGCATTAAACAGTGTTGAAGAGTTAAGACAGATGCCGCTGCTGGTCAATGGCAAAACCATTCAGCTGGGGGATGTCGCAGAAGTCTATCGTGGCTTTAGTGATCCGGCGCAGCCCCGGATGCGCTTTATGGGCGAAAACGGCATTGGTATTGCTGTATCGATGCGCAAGGGTGGGGACATCATTGCCTTGGGTAAAAATCTAGAACAGGAATTCGCCCGCCTGCAAAAAGCCCTGCCACTTGGCATGGAGCTGCAAAAAGTCTCGGACCAGCCGGTGGCAGTCAAACGCAGTATTAACGAATTTATGAAAGTGCTGGCAGAAGCGGTGATTATCGTATTGCTGGTCAGTTTTTTCTCGCTCGGTTTCCGGACTGGTCTGGTGGTGGCATTTTCCATTCCGCTAGTGCTGGCCATGACCTTTGCCGGTATGCAGCTGTTTGATGTCGGACTGCATAAAATTTCTTTGGGGGCGCTGATTCTGGCCCTCGGTCTGCTAGTCGATGATGCCATTATCGCCATTGAAATGATGGCGATTAAAATGGAGCAGGGTTATAGCCGTTTACAGGCGGCCGGGCATGCCTGGCGCACCACCGCTTTTCCGATGCTGACCGGGACTCTGATTACCGCTGCCGGTTTCCTGCCGATTGCCACTGCAGCCTCGAGTACCGGGGAATATACCCGTTCGATTTTCCAGGTAGTGACCATTGCATTACTGGTGTCCTGGATTGCCGCGGTACTGTTTGTGCCATATTTAGGCGATAAACTTCTACCGGATTTCAACAAAGATTTAATTCAAAAAGCGCCGTGGTATCAGCGGCTTTGGGCACGTCTGCGCAAACAGCCAGAACCTCAGCCGCTTGTGCATCATGCCGGTGAACATTATGACCCTTATCAAACCCGGTTTTATCAGAGCTTTCGTCGTTGGGTCAATGCCTGTGTGACCTATCGTAAAACTGTCATTGCTGCCACGGTCGGAATTTTTATCCTGTCTATTTTAATGTTTAAATTGGTGCCGCAGCAGTTTTTTCCGCCCTCGAACCGGGCTGAAATTCTGGTGGATCTCAAACTTGAAGAAGGTGCATCACTGAAAGCCACTGAAGCTGCAGTAAAAAAAGTCGAAGCCTTTTTATCAAAACAAGAGGGGATTGATAACTATGTGGCCTATGTCGGGATGGGATCGCCGCGTTTCTATTTACCGCTCGATCAGCAGTTGCCGCAAACCAGCTTTGCCCAGTTTGTGGTATTGGCTTCCTCGCTGGAAGACCGGAATGAAATCCGCAAATCCTTAAGTGACCAGATTCGAGAGTTATTGCCGGAAGTGCGTACCCGGGTGTCCTTGTTGGAAAATGGCCCACCTGTGGGCTATCCACTGCAGTTCCGGGTATCGGGTGAAGACTTAGGATTAGTTCGTGAATGGGCGCAGAAAGTTGCAGCCACCGTGGGAGAAAATCCAAATACCACCAATGTGCATCTGGACTGGGGCGAGCCGAGCAAAGTCATCAAATTACAGATTGATCAGGATCGTGCCCGTCAGCTTGGGGTGAGCAGCAGTGAACTGGCCAATGTACTGAATAGCTCGATTTTGGGAGCAGGCATTGATCAGTATCGTGAAAAACGTGAACTGATCGAGATCCGTTTGCGTGGTGCTCAGGCTGAACGGGTGGAGGTAGCATCTTTAGCCAGTCTGGCTGTTCCGACCGCAACCGGTACATCGGTACCTTTGGCGCAGCTGGCCAAAATAGAATACAGCTTTGAGGAAGGTCTGATCTGGCATCGTAATCGCTTGCCGACCATTACCGTGCGTGCCGATATTCGTAGCAAGTTGCAGCCCGCTACTGTGGTCAATGAACTCAAAGAGCCACTGGAAAAAATCCGGGCAGAGCTGCCGAATGGCTATCTGCTGCAAGTGGGGGGTACAGTTGAAGAATCGGCTCGTGGACAGAACTCGGTGAATGCCGGCATGCCTTTATTCCTCGCAGTCGTCATGACCCTGCTGATGATTCAGCTCAAGAGCATCTCACGGGCCTTTATTGTGTTCCTGACCGCACCTTTAGGCATTATCGGAGTGGTGTTATTCCTGTTAATTTTCAATAAACCTTTCGGTTTTGTTGCGATGCTCGGAACGATTGCCTTATCTGGAATGATCATGCGCAACTCGCTGATTCTGATTGACCAGATCGAGCAGGATATTCAGGCCGGAGAGTCGCAGTGGGATGCCATCATCAATGCCACAGTACGCCGTTGTCGTCCGATCGTATTGACCGCACTGGCTGCAGTGCTGGCCATGATTCCCTTGTCCCGCAGTATTTTCTTCGGGCCAATGGCGGTGGCGATTATGGGTGGTTTGATTGTGGCGACATTATTGACCCTGTTTTTCCTGCCTGCCCTATATGCACAGTGGTTTAAAGTGAAAAAAAGTTTAAATTCTGTTTAA